One window from the genome of Candidatus Zixiibacteriota bacterium encodes:
- a CDS encoding vitamin B12-dependent ribonucleotide reductase: MQLSENALKVLERRYLIKDNEGKPIETPNELFQRVALNMAKADRHYGATDAQVEMTADQFYSAMTDLEFMPNSPTLMNAGRPLGQLSACFVLPVGDSMEEIFDTIKHAALIHKSGGGTGFSFSRLRPRNSNVASTSGVASGPVSFMKVFNSATEAVKQGGTRRGANMGILRVDHPDILEFISCKDDTTEITNFNISVALTDEFMRSVEEKRDYDLIDPRTNDVLKKDGEPQRLDATSVFEKIVEHAWKTGEPGIIFVDRMNANNPTKKIEMIEATNPCGEQPLPPYDSCNLASINIGKVLFDPLPADYSPAEPEKGVDWNKLHELVKLGVHFLDNVIDENRYPIREIEDQTRASRRIGLGLMGWADMLAQLRVPYNSEAALALGEKVMEFINTKGHFHSSEMAKSRGKFPRWSHSTFADEGVSMRNATVTTVAPTGTISIIAGCSSGIEPYYAVSFVRNVMDGTKLIDANPAFEKIAKERKFYSTELMEKIAKSNSIKDMEEIPEDVRRIFDTAADVSPEMHVRMQAAFQKNCDTSISKTINFPQDASLDDVKTAYWLAFKLGCKGVTIYRDGSRADQVLSTGATKRAETGAPAEAVPKIIYQPRVQERPDTLTGITEKIKTGYGNLYVTINYHEGFPFEVFAQIGKSGFSTMADTEAVCRLISLSLRSGLNVDDIIEQLLGIGGASPVYQNGGVVMSIPDAIAKVLKKHFGNGKKRINAQSSYDVCPDCGGRVQHDSGCVVCPSCGFSKC, from the coding sequence CTGCAGCTTTCAGAGAATGCTCTCAAAGTCCTTGAGCGCCGCTATTTGATAAAAGACAATGAAGGCAAGCCAATTGAGACTCCCAACGAGTTATTTCAAAGGGTAGCTTTGAATATGGCGAAGGCTGATCGGCACTACGGTGCCACGGACGCACAGGTCGAGATGACAGCCGACCAGTTCTACAGCGCGATGACCGATCTCGAATTCATGCCAAATTCACCGACTCTCATGAACGCCGGCCGCCCGCTTGGGCAGCTATCCGCCTGTTTTGTACTTCCGGTTGGCGATTCGATGGAAGAAATATTTGACACGATCAAACATGCCGCCCTGATTCACAAGTCGGGTGGCGGAACAGGGTTCTCGTTTTCGCGACTCCGCCCCCGGAACTCAAATGTGGCATCGACATCGGGTGTCGCATCCGGTCCTGTCTCATTCATGAAAGTTTTCAACTCGGCTACCGAGGCTGTCAAACAGGGTGGGACGCGTCGCGGAGCAAACATGGGCATCCTGCGAGTGGATCATCCCGATATTCTCGAGTTCATCTCCTGCAAGGACGATACCACCGAGATTACGAATTTCAATATCTCTGTAGCGCTCACCGATGAATTCATGCGTAGCGTGGAGGAAAAGCGCGACTACGATCTCATAGATCCTCGCACGAATGATGTTCTCAAGAAAGATGGCGAGCCCCAGAGACTCGATGCTACGAGTGTATTCGAGAAGATTGTCGAGCATGCGTGGAAAACCGGCGAGCCGGGAATAATCTTTGTCGATCGCATGAACGCCAACAATCCGACGAAGAAGATCGAGATGATCGAAGCGACCAACCCCTGCGGCGAACAGCCATTGCCGCCATACGATTCCTGCAACCTGGCTTCGATCAACATCGGCAAAGTGCTATTCGATCCATTACCGGCCGATTATTCACCGGCAGAGCCTGAAAAAGGTGTCGATTGGAATAAGCTGCATGAGCTTGTCAAGCTCGGCGTGCACTTCCTTGATAATGTAATCGATGAGAACAGGTATCCGATCAGGGAAATTGAAGATCAGACCCGCGCCAGCCGACGGATAGGTCTCGGCCTGATGGGCTGGGCTGATATGCTGGCACAGCTGAGAGTACCATACAATTCCGAAGCCGCACTTGCGCTTGGCGAGAAAGTGATGGAGTTCATTAACACGAAGGGTCACTTCCATTCGTCGGAAATGGCCAAATCGCGCGGCAAATTCCCGAGGTGGTCCCATTCGACCTTTGCCGACGAGGGTGTCTCGATGAGAAATGCCACTGTCACCACAGTCGCTCCGACAGGGACTATTTCCATAATTGCAGGCTGCTCATCCGGTATCGAACCGTACTATGCCGTTTCATTCGTCAGGAATGTGATGGATGGGACGAAACTAATCGATGCCAATCCTGCTTTTGAGAAGATTGCCAAGGAACGCAAGTTTTACTCCACCGAACTGATGGAGAAGATTGCCAAGAGCAACAGTATCAAGGACATGGAAGAGATCCCGGAAGATGTGCGGCGAATTTTCGATACTGCTGCCGACGTCTCTCCTGAGATGCATGTCCGCATGCAGGCGGCATTCCAGAAGAATTGCGACACCAGCATATCAAAGACAATCAATTTTCCGCAAGATGCTTCCCTCGACGATGTCAAGACTGCGTATTGGCTCGCTTTCAAACTCGGCTGCAAGGGCGTTACGATCTACCGCGACGGCAGTCGCGCAGACCAGGTACTTTCAACGGGAGCTACGAAAAGAGCCGAGACAGGTGCACCTGCCGAGGCTGTGCCGAAAATCATCTATCAGCCGCGTGTCCAGGAGAGACCGGATACATTGACCGGCATTACCGAGAAGATCAAGACGGGTTACGGAAATCTCTATGTTACCATCAACTACCATGAGGGATTTCCTTTCGAGGTATTTGCTCAGATCGGAAAATCGGGGTTTTCGACTATGGCGGATACCGAGGCTGTTTGTAGATTGATCTCTCTTTCATTAAGATCAGGACTCAATGTTGACGATATAATAGAACAGTTGTTAGGCATTGGCGGGGCGTCGCCTGTGTACCAGAATGGTGGCGTGGTTATGTCAATTCCGGACGCCATCGCAAAGGTTCTAAAAAAGCATTTCGGAAACGGCAAGAAGAGGATTAACGCTCAATCCTCGTATGATGTTTGCCCCGATTGCGGCGGGCGTGTGCAACATGACTCCGGATGCGTTGTATGTCCGTCGTGTGGATTTTCGAAATGCTGA
- the thyX gene encoding FAD-dependent thymidylate synthase: protein MESKSLFHIYFKSRVLAMEGQMTDTKETVRMVRKAVPEVILMAITPNGEDVIERACRTCYLSFHRYNPPASTEELIRKVIRKGHHSVLEHASATFRIKGASRVFTHEMVRHRLMSPSQESQRYVHYGSRKPYEVVEPDSIVEGGFKDRYFEVADECYKLYQEMVDAGVPKEDARYILPGGITSEIVVTANFRELRHIFAIRCAERAHWEIRKICTEMLRIMKNEAPIVFKEYEIDDNDCVIIRNTEEGS from the coding sequence ATGGAATCAAAATCGCTGTTTCATATATACTTCAAATCGAGGGTATTAGCCATGGAAGGCCAAATGACCGACACCAAGGAAACCGTAAGAATGGTTAGAAAAGCGGTACCAGAAGTGATCCTCATGGCGATCACGCCCAATGGCGAGGATGTGATTGAACGAGCATGCCGGACCTGCTATCTTTCATTCCACCGGTACAATCCGCCCGCATCGACTGAGGAGTTGATACGGAAGGTTATCCGCAAGGGACACCATTCTGTTCTGGAACATGCATCCGCGACCTTCAGAATTAAGGGAGCTTCAAGGGTATTCACCCATGAGATGGTTCGACACCGCTTGATGTCGCCGTCTCAGGAATCGCAGCGCTATGTGCATTATGGATCCCGCAAGCCTTATGAGGTAGTCGAGCCGGACTCGATTGTCGAGGGAGGCTTCAAGGATCGCTATTTCGAGGTGGCCGACGAGTGCTACAAGTTGTACCAGGAGATGGTCGATGCCGGTGTGCCAAAAGAAGATGCCAGATACATTCTTCCGGGCGGCATCACTTCTGAGATCGTCGTGACCGCAAACTTCAGAGAGCTGCGACACATTTTCGCTATTCGCTGTGCCGAGCGCGCTCACTGGGAGATACGGAAGATCTGCACCGAGATGTTGCGGATCATGAAAAATGAAGCTCCGATTGTATTCAAGGAGTATGAAATTGACGACAATGATTGTGTGATCATTCGCAACACTGAGGAGGGGAGCTGA